A single genomic interval of Granulicella tundricola MP5ACTX9 harbors:
- a CDS encoding Hsp70 family protein, whose translation MPSPDTKHDPGPAVGPAYAVGIDFGTTNSSVARIVNGHVELLTLSTPTIKPSPSSRSLLYLEKAPKGILSSTGPHAIERYLSAHREGDRPGRLIQSLKSYLPSRSLTGTEVFGRHYTLEDLISRILLDLRQAAEHQFNHPITRATVGRPVRFVGAETEEDETFALTRLRAAFTRAGFTHIDFEYEPLGAAYSYQSTLTHPETILIGDFGGGTSDFSILTLGPLHSSQERQVLGTAGLPFAGDAFDARIIRNLVSPALGSNSFALGLNKTLPAVPAWIYANLERWHYLSFLRTRNVLEILTSAQKRAIEPEKIQALLALVEEDLGYQLHQAVQRTKVALSHEEEAPFNFSGPDAGTMDLRTTVHRADFERWITPELLQIAETVDTLLETAKLPPQKIDRVFLTGGTSLVPAVRSIFETRFPTRVTAGDEFTSVAQGLALKAAETTS comes from the coding sequence ATGCCTTCACCAGACACAAAGCACGACCCAGGCCCAGCAGTCGGACCAGCTTACGCAGTAGGGATAGACTTCGGCACCACCAACAGCTCCGTCGCCCGCATCGTCAACGGCCACGTCGAACTCCTCACCCTCTCGACCCCCACCATCAAGCCCAGCCCCAGCTCCCGCTCCCTCCTCTATCTCGAAAAAGCCCCCAAGGGCATCCTCTCCAGCACCGGCCCCCACGCCATCGAGCGCTACCTCTCCGCCCATCGTGAAGGCGATCGCCCCGGCCGCCTCATCCAGTCCCTCAAGTCCTACCTCCCCTCCCGCTCCCTCACCGGCACCGAGGTCTTCGGCCGCCACTACACCCTCGAAGACCTCATCTCCCGCATCCTCCTCGACCTCCGCCAGGCAGCCGAGCACCAGTTCAACCACCCCATCACCCGAGCCACCGTAGGCCGTCCCGTCCGCTTCGTCGGAGCCGAAACCGAAGAAGACGAGACCTTCGCCCTCACCCGCCTCCGCGCCGCCTTCACCCGGGCCGGCTTCACCCACATCGACTTCGAGTACGAGCCCCTCGGTGCCGCCTACTCTTACCAGTCCACCCTCACCCACCCGGAAACCATCCTCATCGGTGACTTCGGCGGAGGCACCAGCGACTTCTCCATCCTCACCCTGGGGCCCCTTCACTCCTCGCAGGAAAGACAGGTCCTAGGCACCGCCGGCCTCCCCTTCGCCGGCGACGCCTTCGACGCCCGCATCATCCGCAACCTCGTCTCACCCGCCCTCGGTTCCAACTCCTTCGCCCTCGGCCTCAACAAGACCCTCCCCGCCGTCCCCGCCTGGATCTACGCCAACCTGGAGCGCTGGCACTACCTCTCCTTCCTCCGCACCCGCAACGTCTTGGAGATCCTCACCAGCGCCCAGAAGCGAGCCATCGAGCCCGAAAAGATCCAGGCCCTCCTCGCCCTCGTCGAAGAGGATCTCGGCTACCAGCTCCACCAGGCCGTCCAGCGCACCAAGGTAGCCTTGTCGCATGAAGAAGAAGCCCCCTTCAACTTCAGCGGCCCTGACGCCGGCACTATGGATCTCCGCACCACCGTCCACCGCGCCGACTTCGAACGCTGGATCACCCCCGAACTCCTCCAGATCGCAGAAACCGTAGACACCCTCCTCGAAACCGCAAAGCTCCCCCCACAAAAAATCGACCGAGTCTTCCTAACCGGAGGCACCAGCCTGGTCCCCGCCGTCCGAAGCATCTTCGAAACCCGTTTCCCCACACGCGTAACCGCCGGAGACGAGTTCACCTCAGTAGCCCAGGGCCTAGCCCTAAAAGCCGCCGAAACGACCTCCTGA
- a CDS encoding heme-degrading domain-containing protein has product MGLQDDLDVIAKQEKALQFESFGADTAWEVGCSLREQAMRRAAVMTFEIQVAGRVLFHAVTHNPPAGQADWIRRKRNTVMRFGRASYAMGLQLELEKKTIEERHGLTLADYALHGGGFPIVLRGTGYVGSVVASGLTQREDHAMVVTALGEALGTAVVGLG; this is encoded by the coding sequence ATGGGTTTGCAGGACGATCTGGATGTGATTGCGAAACAGGAGAAGGCGCTGCAGTTTGAGAGCTTTGGCGCGGATACGGCGTGGGAGGTTGGGTGCAGTCTGCGGGAGCAGGCGATGCGGCGGGCGGCGGTGATGACGTTCGAGATCCAGGTGGCGGGGCGGGTGCTGTTTCATGCGGTGACGCATAATCCTCCGGCAGGGCAGGCGGATTGGATCAGGCGGAAGAGAAATACTGTTATGCGGTTTGGGAGGGCTTCTTATGCGATGGGGCTGCAGCTCGAACTGGAGAAGAAGACGATTGAGGAGAGGCATGGGCTGACGTTGGCGGACTACGCTCTGCATGGGGGTGGGTTTCCTATCGTGCTGCGGGGGACGGGGTATGTGGGGAGCGTGGTGGCGAGTGGGCTTACGCAGAGAGAGGATCATGCGATGGTGGTGACGGCGTTGGGGGAGGCACTGGGGACTGCGGTGGTGGGGTTGGGGTGA
- a CDS encoding TIGR03435 family protein, whose product MKMKLLAGLVLAAALRITSAQTPGPSSGQMPKSAHPTFDIVTIKPSDPDSHRQGIGYHGRQVDATGQTLKSLMMFAYGVHGKQIVDEPAWVSSVKFNIVGVADIPGEPSLPQMQEMYRKLFTDRFGLQLRHGKRELSYYAITIAKGGTKVLKAKDGDDASPDQTGEGHGYMEMRFTANLMSDFALGMNYFADRPIVDETGLQGRYDFTLKWTPDTATPTESSPVPGLFTAMQEQLGLKLEPKKGMVDVLAIEKVQQPSAN is encoded by the coding sequence ATGAAGATGAAGCTACTAGCCGGTCTGGTCCTGGCAGCCGCGCTAAGAATCACCTCCGCCCAAACGCCCGGCCCATCCTCGGGTCAGATGCCAAAGTCCGCCCACCCCACCTTTGACATCGTCACCATCAAGCCCAGCGACCCCGACTCCCACCGCCAGGGAATCGGCTACCACGGCCGTCAGGTCGATGCCACCGGCCAGACCCTCAAGAGCCTCATGATGTTCGCCTACGGCGTCCACGGCAAGCAGATCGTCGACGAGCCCGCATGGGTCTCGAGCGTCAAGTTCAACATCGTGGGCGTCGCCGACATCCCCGGCGAACCCAGCCTCCCGCAGATGCAGGAGATGTACCGCAAGCTCTTCACAGACCGCTTCGGCCTGCAGCTACGCCATGGAAAACGAGAGCTCTCCTACTACGCCATCACCATCGCCAAAGGCGGCACAAAGGTCCTCAAGGCTAAGGATGGAGACGACGCCTCCCCGGACCAGACCGGCGAAGGCCACGGCTACATGGAGATGCGTTTCACCGCCAACCTCATGTCGGACTTCGCCCTCGGCATGAACTACTTTGCAGACCGCCCCATCGTCGACGAGACCGGCCTGCAGGGCAGATATGACTTCACCTTGAAGTGGACACCTGACACCGCGACACCCACAGAGAGCAGCCCGGTTCCCGGCCTCTTCACCGCCATGCAGGAGCAGCTAGGCCTCAAGCTCGAACCCAAAAAGGGAATGGTAGACGTCCTCGCAATCGAAAAAGTACAACAACCCTCCGCCAACTGA
- the hemC gene encoding hydroxymethylbilane synthase gives MTQIRIGSRGSQLALWQANHIAAELRAHGHQVEIEVIRTTGDRMQQPGFVPPPGLDGKGIFIKEIEDALLDGRIDLAVHSYKDLPTTIDPRFTIAAVPPRADARDAFVCEPYWALHTLPHAGRIGTTSPRRRAQLLALRPDLTFVELRGNIDTRLRKLEEGACDALVLACAGLDRIARTESVHQRFDVDELTPAPGQGALALETRSPAHALDTEDPTRDPAIYKAIRALEHPETRFATDAERAFLAEMGGGCELPLGAHCLSTSGVYRLYAQVLSPDGEYMVQTTLDRHPEEPAAALGQRAAEILKAQGALDLLSTAV, from the coding sequence ATGACACAGATCCGCATAGGCTCCCGCGGCAGCCAGTTAGCCCTCTGGCAAGCCAACCACATCGCCGCCGAACTCCGCGCCCACGGCCACCAGGTCGAAATCGAAGTGATCCGCACCACCGGCGACCGCATGCAGCAACCTGGCTTCGTCCCTCCACCAGGCCTCGACGGCAAAGGCATCTTCATCAAGGAGATCGAGGACGCCCTCCTAGACGGTCGCATCGACCTCGCCGTCCACAGCTACAAGGACCTCCCCACCACCATCGACCCCCGCTTCACCATCGCCGCCGTCCCCCCTCGCGCCGACGCCCGCGACGCCTTCGTCTGCGAGCCCTACTGGGCCCTCCATACTCTCCCGCACGCCGGCCGCATCGGCACCACCAGCCCCCGCCGCCGAGCCCAGCTCCTCGCCCTGCGCCCGGACCTGACCTTCGTAGAACTACGAGGAAACATAGACACTCGCCTCCGCAAGCTCGAGGAAGGCGCCTGCGACGCCCTGGTCCTCGCCTGCGCCGGCCTCGATCGCATAGCCCGCACCGAGTCCGTCCACCAGCGCTTCGACGTAGACGAGCTAACCCCCGCCCCCGGCCAGGGAGCATTAGCCCTCGAAACCCGCAGCCCCGCCCACGCCCTCGACACAGAAGACCCCACCCGCGACCCGGCCATCTACAAAGCCATCCGCGCCCTCGAGCACCCAGAAACCCGCTTCGCCACCGACGCCGAGCGCGCCTTCCTCGCCGAGATGGGCGGAGGCTGCGAGCTCCCCCTCGGAGCCCACTGTCTCTCCACCTCCGGCGTCTACCGCCTCTACGCCCAGGTCCTCTCCCCGGACGGCGAGTACATGGTCCAAACCACCCTCGACCGCCACCCCGAAGAACCCGCCGCAGCCTTGGGCCAACGCGCCGCCGAGATCCTAAAAGCCCAGGGAGCCCTCGACCTCCTAAGCACCGCTGTCTAA
- a CDS encoding methyltransferase regulatory domain-containing protein, protein MPSPSNAHQTPSIPDPHDAVPYPGTAYPATHPDNLAVQALLHGLTPTPVAHCRVLEIGCNEGRNLIPMAYAIPTSHFVGFDLAAQPVARGNQRIQQLGLTNIHLFQADILTLQDTHPDLGLFDYIIAHGVYAWVPQHVADALLALCRRLLTPNGVAFISYNALPGGHLRTMIREILQHQPGPGPAPDQDPTQSLTHSLDYLKFIASTRPEGDPYRTLFERELTRLPEKGAQVVFHDELTASYNPVSFTTFVTHAAAHSLQFLADATLPLPNDPCFNPAIAGPAKTFANGDPIAEEQSLDHARMRMYRETLLCHQGHDITWDLRLDALAHLRLSSRAELQPPAASDEDDDAEYDDGSRNYKLPDALHKGAGMDTRSPALILIMDHLIAAWPESVPMAQIERLLAGQGITFTAELVTLLLRLIFARMIHLHTWAAPVSATLAARPLVSHISRFELTQHDRLINLAHSVITLPDPIVRTLLQLLDGTRDRAALLEALHTTHPDIPLETLAQGLEPALHLLNRAAVILAS, encoded by the coding sequence ATGCCGTCGCCCTCCAACGCCCATCAGACCCCATCCATCCCCGACCCCCACGACGCCGTACCCTACCCCGGCACCGCCTACCCCGCCACCCACCCAGACAATCTAGCCGTCCAGGCCCTCCTCCACGGCCTAACCCCCACCCCCGTCGCCCATTGCAGGGTCCTCGAAATCGGCTGCAACGAAGGCCGCAACCTCATCCCCATGGCCTACGCCATCCCCACCAGCCACTTCGTCGGCTTTGACCTGGCCGCCCAGCCCGTCGCTCGCGGCAACCAGCGCATCCAGCAACTCGGCCTCACCAACATCCACCTCTTCCAGGCCGATATCCTCACCCTCCAGGACACCCACCCAGACCTCGGCCTCTTCGACTACATCATCGCCCACGGCGTCTACGCCTGGGTCCCCCAGCACGTAGCCGACGCTCTCCTGGCCCTCTGCCGCCGTCTCCTCACCCCCAACGGCGTCGCCTTCATCAGCTATAACGCCCTCCCCGGCGGCCACCTCCGCACCATGATCCGAGAGATCCTCCAGCACCAACCCGGCCCAGGCCCCGCACCAGATCAAGACCCCACCCAAAGCCTCACCCACTCACTCGACTACCTCAAGTTCATCGCCTCCACTCGCCCGGAAGGCGATCCCTACCGCACCCTCTTCGAGCGCGAACTCACCCGCCTCCCGGAGAAGGGAGCCCAGGTCGTCTTCCATGACGAGCTCACCGCCAGCTATAACCCCGTCTCCTTCACCACCTTCGTCACCCACGCCGCCGCCCACAGCCTCCAGTTCCTCGCCGACGCCACCCTCCCGCTCCCCAACGACCCCTGCTTCAACCCCGCCATCGCCGGCCCCGCCAAGACCTTCGCCAACGGCGACCCCATCGCAGAAGAGCAAAGCCTCGACCACGCCCGCATGCGCATGTACCGCGAAACTCTCCTCTGCCACCAGGGCCACGACATCACCTGGGACCTCCGCCTCGACGCCCTCGCCCACCTCCGCCTCTCCTCCCGGGCCGAACTCCAACCCCCCGCAGCCTCGGATGAGGACGACGACGCAGAGTATGACGACGGCTCCCGCAACTACAAGCTCCCGGACGCCCTCCACAAAGGCGCCGGCATGGACACCCGCAGCCCCGCCCTCATCCTCATCATGGATCACCTCATCGCCGCCTGGCCTGAGTCCGTCCCCATGGCCCAGATTGAGCGCCTTCTCGCAGGGCAGGGAATCACCTTCACCGCAGAGCTCGTCACCCTCCTCCTCCGCCTCATCTTCGCCCGCATGATCCATCTCCACACCTGGGCCGCCCCCGTCAGCGCCACCCTCGCCGCCCGCCCCCTCGTCAGCCACATCAGCCGCTTCGAACTCACACAGCACGACCGCCTCATCAACCTCGCCCACTCCGTCATCACCCTCCCAGACCCCATCGTCCGCACCCTCCTCCAGCTCCTCGACGGCACCCGGGACCGCGCCGCCCTCCTCGAAGCCCTCCACACCACCCACCCGGACATCCCCCTCGAAACCCTCGCCCAGGGCCTCGAACCCGCCCTCCACCTCCTCAACCGGGCCGCCGTCATCCTCGCCTCTTGA
- a CDS encoding trimeric intracellular cation channel family protein, producing the protein MLPERLHLQTLISALDFAGIAIGSIGGALHARQHARYSYDIIGAFGLALTSALGGGVVRDLLLQHGPPLALTDVWYLYTALLAAAAALALGSIIGTRTQRVMLFIDAAAISLFSVAGTTRAQSFGLSWLPAIILGVTTAVGGGSLRDILSGTTPRVFERGNFYAIAALAASVSYLLLDQTSLSDTANVLIAVAVGFTLRMLSVHFNWTTDPIRPVP; encoded by the coding sequence ATGCTCCCAGAGCGTCTCCATCTCCAAACCCTCATCTCCGCGCTCGACTTCGCCGGCATCGCCATCGGCAGCATCGGCGGAGCCCTCCACGCACGCCAGCACGCCCGATACAGCTACGACATCATCGGAGCCTTCGGCCTCGCGCTCACCTCCGCCCTCGGCGGCGGAGTCGTCCGAGACCTCCTCCTCCAGCACGGCCCACCCCTCGCCCTCACAGACGTCTGGTACCTCTACACCGCCCTCCTCGCCGCCGCCGCCGCCCTCGCGCTCGGCTCCATCATCGGCACCCGCACCCAGCGCGTCATGCTCTTCATCGACGCAGCCGCCATCTCCCTCTTCTCCGTCGCCGGCACCACCCGTGCCCAAAGCTTCGGCCTCTCCTGGCTCCCCGCCATCATCCTCGGCGTCACCACCGCCGTCGGCGGAGGCTCCCTCCGCGATATCCTCAGCGGCACCACCCCACGCGTCTTTGAACGCGGCAACTTCTACGCCATCGCCGCGCTCGCCGCCTCCGTCAGTTACCTCCTGCTGGACCAGACCAGCCTCTCCGATACCGCCAACGTCCTCATCGCCGTGGCCGTCGGCTTCACCCTCCGCATGCTCAGCGTCCACTTCAACTGGACCACCGACCCCATCCGCCCCGTACCGTAG
- the hflX gene encoding GTPase HflX, with the protein MAGEDEGELPEGSALDFEAGRAEFEELARSAGATIAATLVQRRQKPDPSSLVGQGKLDEIVGVVASTNASLVLFDHDLTPSQLRNIEARLPCHVIDRSQLILDIFARHAKTREGQLQVELAQLEYQLPRLAGRGRAMSQLGGGIGTRGPGETQLETDRRKINVRIDHIKTQLDGVRRIRQQQRQRREAVPVPVVALVGYTNAGKSTLFNALTEAGVLESARMFATLDPKLRQLQLPSRRKILLSDTVGFIRNLPHTLVTSFRATLEEVERAEILLHVQDASSPIVEEQKMQVEKVLAEIMAAKKPVIEVLNKIDLVPERGRLPHERGAVAVSSIQKTGLEELLLAIDKALVADPLVESSFRLPQSEGAVLASLEGGAVIEEKRFEGNLVYLKVKGPASLLGRYRRFRDRSA; encoded by the coding sequence ATGGCGGGGGAGGACGAGGGCGAGCTGCCGGAGGGTTCTGCGCTGGACTTTGAGGCGGGGCGGGCGGAGTTTGAGGAGCTGGCTCGGTCTGCCGGGGCTACGATTGCGGCGACGCTGGTGCAGCGTCGGCAGAAGCCCGATCCTTCAAGCCTGGTGGGGCAAGGAAAGCTGGATGAGATTGTGGGGGTGGTGGCTTCGACAAATGCTTCGCTGGTGCTGTTCGACCATGACCTGACGCCTTCGCAGTTGAGGAATATCGAGGCTCGGCTGCCTTGCCATGTGATTGATCGATCGCAGTTGATTCTGGATATTTTTGCTCGCCATGCGAAGACTCGGGAGGGACAACTACAGGTTGAGCTGGCTCAGCTTGAGTATCAGTTGCCGAGGCTTGCGGGCCGAGGAAGGGCGATGTCGCAGCTTGGCGGCGGAATTGGAACGCGTGGGCCGGGTGAGACGCAGCTCGAGACCGACAGGCGCAAGATCAATGTGCGGATCGATCACATCAAGACGCAGTTGGATGGAGTAAGGCGGATTCGGCAGCAACAGCGGCAGAGGCGAGAGGCGGTGCCGGTGCCGGTGGTGGCGCTGGTGGGGTATACGAACGCGGGTAAGAGCACGCTGTTCAATGCGCTGACCGAGGCGGGGGTGCTGGAATCGGCGCGGATGTTTGCGACGCTGGACCCGAAGCTAAGGCAGTTGCAGCTTCCTTCACGGCGGAAGATCTTGCTGTCGGATACGGTTGGGTTCATCCGGAACCTGCCGCATACGCTGGTGACGAGCTTCCGGGCGACTCTGGAAGAGGTGGAGCGTGCGGAGATTCTGCTGCATGTGCAGGACGCTTCCAGCCCGATTGTGGAAGAGCAGAAGATGCAGGTGGAGAAGGTGCTGGCGGAGATCATGGCGGCTAAGAAGCCGGTGATCGAGGTGCTGAACAAGATCGACCTGGTGCCGGAGCGGGGGCGACTACCGCATGAGCGCGGGGCGGTGGCGGTTTCTTCGATTCAGAAGACTGGGCTTGAGGAGCTTTTGCTGGCTATCGATAAGGCGCTGGTGGCTGATCCGCTGGTGGAATCGAGCTTCAGACTGCCGCAGTCTGAGGGGGCTGTGCTGGCTTCGCTCGAGGGTGGGGCGGTGATCGAGGAGAAGCGGTTTGAGGGGAACCTGGTTTATCTGAAGGTGAAGGGGCCGGCTTCGCTGCTGGGGCGGTATCGGCGGTTTCGGGATCGGTCGGCTTAG
- a CDS encoding pentapeptide repeat-containing protein, protein MPNGGSNKELLLILARGAEAWNEWRAEHPDEPVDLTDASFRKAELRGVDLSHTYLNRINLSETRLRGANFNGASLNWADLREADLRGAKLRGADLRGADTKGANFGECDLSGANLTGVDLTEVNLSGAVLEGCRLERANLSDTNLRDSRLSGANLFRAKLWRARLNGCDLSGVNLRESDLTEADLRYTKLQDADLRSARLKAAALDHANVTGIQLWETQRSGWSIHGIVCEAAFWDERGEERVEYAPEEFEKLYSVGMRVELVYHGGITPFEVNTLPALLHHLATLHPESGIRLKSIEETGGGVRVSIHVDEADAKTLDAIRAEAKESQAAQVALRDNVIARLEIEKRLLLDDVLPKMLAASGQHVQITGSATNVVIAGGQASVKAEQTIGESKEIVSLLREMLLRRDDLSEGQATELEGAAESVGAELQKEKPKAGVVAAGLGVMKEIAVKVVESATEKALLEHWQPMLHTVTHLLGQVSW, encoded by the coding sequence ATGCCGAACGGTGGATCGAACAAAGAACTGCTGCTGATTCTGGCGCGGGGTGCGGAGGCCTGGAATGAGTGGCGGGCCGAGCATCCGGATGAGCCGGTGGACCTTACGGATGCGTCTTTCAGGAAGGCCGAGCTACGCGGCGTCGATCTGAGTCATACGTATCTGAACAGGATCAATCTGAGCGAGACGAGACTCCGCGGGGCCAACTTCAACGGGGCAAGCCTGAACTGGGCGGATCTGCGGGAGGCCGATCTGCGCGGCGCGAAGCTGCGGGGCGCGGACCTTCGAGGGGCGGATACGAAGGGCGCCAACTTTGGCGAGTGCGATCTTTCCGGGGCTAATCTGACCGGCGTGGATCTGACCGAGGTGAACCTGAGCGGGGCGGTGCTGGAGGGATGCAGGCTGGAACGGGCAAACCTGAGCGATACCAATCTGAGAGATTCGAGATTGAGCGGAGCGAACCTGTTCCGGGCAAAGCTGTGGCGGGCGAGGCTGAATGGATGCGACCTGAGCGGTGTGAACCTGCGGGAGAGCGACCTGACGGAGGCCGATCTTCGCTACACGAAGCTGCAAGATGCGGACCTGCGTTCCGCCAGGCTGAAGGCGGCTGCGCTGGACCATGCGAATGTCACGGGGATTCAGCTTTGGGAGACGCAACGGAGCGGTTGGTCGATCCACGGCATCGTTTGCGAGGCGGCGTTCTGGGATGAGCGGGGTGAGGAGCGAGTTGAATACGCGCCGGAAGAGTTTGAGAAGCTTTATAGCGTTGGGATGCGGGTGGAGCTCGTGTATCACGGGGGGATTACACCGTTTGAGGTGAATACGCTGCCGGCACTGCTGCACCATCTGGCGACGCTGCATCCGGAGAGCGGGATTCGGCTGAAGTCGATTGAAGAGACGGGCGGTGGAGTGCGGGTTTCGATCCATGTGGATGAGGCGGATGCGAAGACGCTGGATGCGATTCGGGCGGAGGCGAAGGAGTCGCAAGCCGCGCAGGTGGCGCTGCGGGATAACGTGATTGCGAGGCTGGAGATTGAGAAGAGACTGCTGCTGGATGATGTTCTGCCGAAGATGCTGGCGGCTTCAGGGCAGCATGTGCAGATTACCGGCTCGGCGACCAACGTTGTGATTGCGGGTGGGCAGGCTTCGGTTAAGGCGGAGCAGACGATCGGCGAGAGTAAGGAGATTGTGAGCTTGTTGCGGGAGATGTTGCTGCGCAGGGACGATCTGAGCGAGGGGCAGGCGACGGAGCTTGAGGGGGCGGCGGAGTCGGTTGGGGCGGAACTGCAGAAGGAGAAGCCGAAGGCTGGGGTGGTGGCGGCGGGGCTTGGCGTGATGAAGGAGATTGCGGTGAAGGTGGTGGAGAGTGCGACGGAGAAGGCGCTGCTGGAGCATTGGCAGCCAATGCTGCACACGGTGACGCATTTGCTGGGGCAGGTGAGCTGGTGA
- a CDS encoding putative toxin-antitoxin system toxin component, PIN family, producing MRIVLDTSCFITAIRSVHGAAAEVIRVIAARRVTILMDYKLSCEYRDVALRPSNLLASQISSQAMQKVISNLEDVAEAVQISVKHRPLSPDPDDDMILDLEINGHADAIITQNRKHFVQAAEVFGIPVLSPGELLHHLRYQE from the coding sequence ATGAGGATTGTCCTTGATACCTCGTGCTTCATCACAGCCATCCGCTCGGTTCACGGTGCCGCTGCAGAGGTAATCAGGGTGATCGCTGCTCGTAGGGTGACGATCCTGATGGACTACAAACTGAGCTGCGAATATCGGGACGTAGCTCTTCGGCCATCCAACCTGCTGGCATCTCAAATATCCTCGCAAGCGATGCAGAAGGTCATCTCGAACTTGGAAGATGTCGCTGAAGCCGTACAGATCTCAGTAAAACATCGCCCACTCTCACCCGATCCGGACGACGATATGATTTTAGATCTCGAGATCAACGGACACGCAGACGCAATCATCACACAGAACAGAAAGCATTTCGTTCAGGCGGCTGAAGTATTTGGCATCCCGGTGCTCTCACCTGGAGAACTGCTGCATCACCTTAGATATCAGGAGTAA
- the hemA gene encoding glutamyl-tRNA reductase translates to MSESNIQPDQKTPTLVLLGVNHNTAPIDIRERLAIPAGRLADATRSLAHSPGIREGLILSTCNRVELLTVQDGPTPETSPDLLRFLHEYFSVPSATILPHLYEFREREAVRHLFRVASSLDSMVVGEPQILGQVKDAYTIAKEVGSIGGTENGQLDTLLQKAFTVAKKVRSETQIGSSVVSIASVAVDLARKIFGSLANKTILLVGAGKMSELAVSHLIQHGAASILVANRTEARAQKIAQQFATPGVTCTVIPFDDLYTQAHQADIVITSTGATEQLFARQHGQQFIAKRRGRPMFFIDIAVPRDVDPRINEIEGCFVYDIDDLQQVAQSNQANRSREAEAAERIVTNEVESYQQRLVSLVAVPAIKALQQQAEQTRQSELARAAKALGTLTPAQQEAVEALTRSLTNKLLHPQLVALRKPTE, encoded by the coding sequence ATGAGCGAGTCGAACATCCAGCCAGACCAGAAGACCCCAACCCTGGTCCTCCTCGGAGTCAACCACAACACCGCGCCCATCGATATCCGCGAGCGCCTCGCCATCCCCGCAGGCCGCCTCGCCGACGCCACCCGCTCCCTCGCCCACTCGCCCGGCATCCGTGAAGGCCTCATCCTCTCCACCTGCAACCGCGTAGAACTCCTGACAGTCCAGGACGGCCCCACCCCAGAGACCAGCCCGGACCTCCTCCGCTTCCTCCACGAGTACTTCTCCGTCCCCTCCGCCACCATCCTCCCGCACCTCTATGAGTTCCGCGAGCGCGAAGCCGTCCGCCATCTCTTCCGCGTAGCCTCTTCGCTGGACTCCATGGTCGTAGGCGAGCCGCAAATCCTCGGCCAGGTCAAAGACGCCTACACCATCGCCAAAGAGGTAGGCAGCATCGGCGGCACTGAGAACGGCCAGCTCGACACCCTCCTCCAAAAAGCCTTCACAGTCGCCAAAAAAGTCCGCTCAGAAACCCAGATCGGCTCCAGCGTCGTCTCCATCGCGTCCGTAGCAGTAGACCTCGCCCGCAAGATCTTCGGCTCCCTCGCCAACAAAACAATCCTCCTCGTAGGCGCAGGCAAGATGTCGGAGCTGGCCGTCAGCCACCTCATCCAGCACGGCGCAGCAAGCATCCTGGTAGCCAACCGCACTGAAGCTCGCGCCCAGAAGATCGCCCAGCAGTTCGCCACCCCCGGCGTCACCTGCACCGTCATCCCATTCGACGACCTCTACACCCAGGCCCACCAAGCCGATATCGTCATCACCAGCACCGGCGCAACCGAGCAGCTCTTCGCCCGTCAGCACGGCCAGCAATTCATCGCCAAACGCCGCGGCCGCCCCATGTTCTTCATCGACATCGCCGTCCCCCGCGACGTAGACCCCCGCATCAACGAGATCGAAGGCTGCTTCGTCTATGACATCGACGACCTCCAGCAGGTAGCCCAATCCAACCAGGCCAACCGCAGCAGGGAAGCCGAAGCCGCCGAGCGCATCGTCACCAACGAAGTCGAGTCCTACCAGCAGCGCCTCGTCTCCCTCGTCGCCGTCCCCGCCATCAAGGCCCTCCAGCAGCAAGCCGAACAAACCCGCCAGTCCGAGTTAGCCCGCGCCGCCAAAGCCCTCGGCACCCTAACCCCAGCCCAGCAGGAAGCCGTAGAAGCCCTGACCCGCTCCCTCACCAACAAGCTCCTCCACCCCCAGCTGGTAGCCCTCCGCAAACCCACCGAATAG